The Meiothermus sp. Pnk-1 genome contains a region encoding:
- the trmB gene encoding tRNA (guanosine(46)-N7)-methyltransferase TrmB has translation MLLRAGSLEFPLSQTRLFGREGRLVLEIGHGDGRFTAEMARRNPDWNILGVEVSAGSVARALKRMRREGIRTVRLYHGEARFALRNFIAPRSLYRVYVNFPDPWPKAKHEQKRLLQTEFFRRLSTRLIDGGQLLLTTDHEEYWRFAQEQARASGLFDVKTPPPPPHHLETKYALKWKEQNRSFYHAVFTKTGEDPEPWPVIERFSMAHALLSGELPQIQSFEKQVVPFTGGHAILLQAYRALEGTGLVLLTHLEEEDLTQQVLIEVRPSAHGIYVGVSSFGAPLVTAGVKAAVGWVTEWLEAQGLRVVQRSY, from the coding sequence ATGTTGCTCCGGGCTGGGTCGCTCGAGTTCCCGCTCTCCCAAACCCGCCTCTTTGGGCGGGAGGGCAGGCTGGTGCTCGAGATTGGCCATGGGGACGGACGGTTTACCGCCGAGATGGCCCGCCGAAATCCCGACTGGAACATCCTAGGGGTGGAGGTCTCGGCAGGATCGGTGGCACGGGCGCTCAAGCGAATGCGCCGCGAGGGGATCCGGACGGTGCGGCTCTACCACGGCGAGGCCCGCTTTGCCCTACGCAACTTCATCGCCCCGCGCTCGCTCTACCGGGTCTACGTAAACTTCCCCGACCCCTGGCCCAAGGCCAAACACGAGCAGAAGCGGCTCCTGCAAACGGAGTTTTTTCGTCGGCTCTCGACCCGGTTGATAGACGGTGGCCAACTTCTCCTGACCACCGATCATGAGGAGTATTGGCGCTTCGCCCAGGAGCAAGCTCGAGCCAGCGGTCTATTTGACGTAAAGACCCCGCCCCCACCCCCCCATCACCTCGAGACCAAATACGCCCTCAAGTGGAAGGAGCAAAACCGCAGCTTCTACCACGCAGTGTTTACCAAAACCGGCGAAGATCCCGAGCCCTGGCCGGTGATCGAGAGGTTTTCCATGGCCCACGCCCTATTGAGCGGAGAGCTCCCCCAAATCCAGTCGTTCGAGAAACAGGTGGTCCCCTTTACCGGCGGGCACGCGATTCTGCTCCAAGCTTACCGTGCGCTCGAGGGTACCGGCTTGGTATTGTTGACCCACCTTGAGGAAGAAGACCTCACCCAGCAAGTCCTGATCGAGGTCCGGCCCAGCGCGCATGGGATCTATGTGGGGGTCTCGAGCTTCGGGGCTCCTCTGGTCACGGCGGGTGTTAAGGCCGCCGTAGGCTGGGTGACGGAGTGGCTCGAGGCGCAGGGACTTAGGGTCGTGCAGCGCTCCTACTAA